The Symphalangus syndactylus isolate Jambi chromosome 8, NHGRI_mSymSyn1-v2.1_pri, whole genome shotgun sequence genome includes a window with the following:
- the LOC129488471 gene encoding small ribosomal subunit protein uS2-like — MSGALDVLQMKEEDVLKFLAAGTHLGGTNLDFQMEQYIYKRKSDGIYIINLKRTWEKLLLAARAIVAIENPADVSVISSRNTGQRAVLKFAAATGATPIAGRFTPGTFTNQIQAAFREPRLLVVTDPRADHQPLTEASYVNLPTIALCNTDSPLRYVDIAIPCNNKGAHSVGLMWWMLAREVLRMRGTISREHPWEVMPDLYFYRDPEEIEKEEQAAAEKAMTKEEFQGEWTAPAPEFTATQPEVADWSEGVQVPSVPIQQFPTEDWSAQPATEDWSAAPTAQATEWVGATTDWS; from the coding sequence ATGTCCGGAGCCCTTGATGTCCTGCAAATGAAGGAAGAGGATGTCCTTAAGTTCCTTGCAGCAGGAACCCACTTAGGTGGCACCAATCTTGACTTCCAGATGGAACAGTAcatctataaaaggaaaagtgatgGCATCTATATCATAAATCTGAAGAGGACCTGGGAGAAGCTTCTGCTGGCAGCTCGTGCTATTGTTGCCATTGAAAACCCTGCTGATGTCAGTGTTATATCCTCCAGGAATACTGGCCAGAGGGCTGTGCTGAAGTTTGCTGCTGCCACTGGAGCCACTCCAATTGCTGGCCGCTTCACTCCTGGAACCTTCACTAACCAGATCCAGGCAGCCTTCCGGGAGCCACGGCTTCTTGTGGTTACTGACCCCAGGGCTGACCACCAGCCTCTCACGGAGGCATCTTATGTTAACCTACCTACCATCGCGCTGTGTAACACAGATTCTCCTCTGCGCTATGTGGACATTGCCATCCCATGCAACAACAAGGGAGCTCACTCAGTGGGTTTGATGTGGTGGATGCTGGCTCGGGAAGTTCTGCGCATGCGTGGCACCATTTCCCGTGAACACCCATGGGAGGTCATGCCTGATCTCTACTTCTACAGAGATCCTGAAGagattgaaaaagaagagcaggctGCTGCTGAAAAGGCAATGACCAAGGAGGAATTTCAGGGAGAATGGACTGCTCCAGCTCCTGAGTTCACTGCTACTCAGCCTGAGGTTGCAGACTGGTCTGAAGGTGTACAGGTGCCCTCTGTGCCTATTCAGCAGTTCCCTACTGAAGACTGGAGTGCTCAGCCTGCCACGGAagactggtctgcagctcccactgCTCAGGCCACTGAATGGGTAGGAGCAACCACTGACTGGTCTTAA